The Toxoplasma gondii ME49 chromosome XII, whole genome shotgun sequence genome includes a region encoding these proteins:
- a CDS encoding hypothetical protein (encoded by transcript TGME49_307790), translating to MTRVRPSFTNGLFPRAKHYFTCETLMQNPQGRQSIDKTYPVIRFSETIKKRDVLPNTLLPCLGVQAKPPGQVLADIIQRWQMPWPVENVTDPVEAAGITYDGTVWVSWKTLTEVCRSEQLFVYVPSTLFETVSTSDFFDYEQSVLPRQFPLRAAVCYINIPHLGDSAAEKEDDACSGALTEKHTEGDCCRGGRPRRRCTSNNIVVRPQFSPFPVLLEFDAHPPIPQADDANIQPVHPAEQMAPAPYLRLPKGTGGQPHFYQGHRDAQADTMPTHLGGSCLVQSAHFFLPEGKNLSPQVEGWERLACQSIDVFAPLLGPEMRNAVAQGVELWRARERSLIGGRETAAGSLTGKTGELYTKDADCHLAFSSFPTYPTKGHALEMCAGPRFLTLDASCRAVTQLNLCQGRHAFFFWLDSPAGSSAFRMHWLPDKREKNSTPPEPPPHTPAGGTSAKSIKKQTGDIGTFSKDTDTTEPFDSTSCHIFSVEEFLETFYNVHIDEFLVTAPESTLSGPNYTVWFKAVLEIHSRLKCRDPSPVGGNDSTAKANEPLEADPDLPAIFVTLNLPHGGLAPYLRMSIGQMRTRLPGKLENPAGGKFGREGNSSDFCVLPAEGDMPATGERTGAVALESELRELPICPMLRIDLHELTTRKTDWQDQAGSDDGCRASHEQVTERSQSYLLLLESALPSPMPRVTFSVGIGARGLEVNGLARKGDRQRKPVANYGKPPQSALASTLRIRVDNIAFRSSWTDQTQTNGGNIVLRERIIPKTSTTVSASLRVTTEKLEGIVLYGSILEIEPQGSSQQQLQERAPNNFVQTTTGSGLNPVTPRQQHQQSRAHSNASPYLSGSQPRVPVANEELLSPGFSQQTSGKNGSIMSENSLSAMSRSSCAPTPGRYPTPPLEETLTESVGRDTVIFPHIQLNPRSTYVIQVVARKYRPVTQQNAAVPSSQCAPRPGDEWDGTRFTCPSDINSSMPSWSNEECWPAEQDEQSGVVDKKFASQSNNVELIHLAETASAERLRMAAPLDGGSWRLDVVATGEIEVAQDVCRAAFDNQLLSFWNERDSSRAERARRSRMAFMARKMKQRDFVLSDLIDPPEALHSLAAFRQTVLWKLEMTEVQLLCLLARGACPPEPTDDCFSPEPILSEDISAAAFAQCQLLQDATEATETELQEFFFCELDPTRTGTVKSALFLMSLQSGAAMRSARKDFEERTASNRQARTTKGGNCEKKSKSGGAERDTKRPGAAQKSPASKLSKGDDQKRESQQHFYSEAQKESNTAYSCVTLRQPLTTTRHRNLKISQFLSKIGGRLRERAVTVPGVFRMIQLGLTGEQRTFAAASKATDARSELQYKVQEKLAALRESIDRISTRKMFHAQEERGVLTNWDPVAEQREFLRSVQRKRRDVASKVTEILQEETQKEIRKEELQQLLEECHEIQMWFFDSCLMQRLRNQHTAATAMHRAQEIIDKDAHSFKKDSDTVRKLARRRPEKESQNEAVIEKKDNPLTDEDVDELDSLLQTLQALYTFTGAVRPLNSQKGSAFLDTAREALSAMRARSIPSKMSSPRQPDKTA from the exons ATGACCAGAGTACGGCCTTCTTTCACAAATGGGCTGTTTCCGAGAGCCAAACATTATTTCACCTGTGAAACGCTTATGCAAAACCCACAGGGGCGACAAAGCATTGATAAAACATACCCCGTCATCAGATTCAGTGAAACGATCAAGAAGCGCGATGTCTTGCCAAACACACTGTTGCCGTGTTTGGGTGTTCAGGCGAAGCCCCCTGGCCAGGTGCTGGCAGATATAATCCAGAGATGGCAAATGCCATGGCCTGTGGAGAACGTGACCGATCCAGTTGAAGCAGCGGGTATCACATACGACGGAACTGTGTGGGTCTCGTGGAAGACGTTGACCGAAGTCTGCCGATCGGAACAGTTGTTTGTGTACGTCCCATCAACTCTTTTCGAAACAGTTTCGACTAGTGACTTTTTCGACTACGAGCAATCCGTGCTCCCTCGCCAGTTTCCCCTGCGCGCAGCAGTCTGTTACATAAACATACCACATCTGGGGGACTCGGCGGCTGAGAAGGAAGatgacgcatgcagcggagcCTTAACAGAAAAGCACACCGAGGGTGACTGTTGTCGGGGAGGTAGACCTCGGCGGCGCTGCACATCCAACAACATCGTCGTACGACCTCAGTTCTCACCGTTTCCAGTTCTTCTTGAATTTGACGCCCATCCACCCATCCCCCAAGCCGACGACGCTAATATACAGCCGGTGCATCCAGCGGAGCAGATGGCACCCGCACCATATCTCCGTTTACCGAAAGGAACCGGAGGACAACCACATTTCTATCAGGGCCACAGAGACGCTCAAGCGGATACCATGCCAACCCATCTGGGGGGCTCATGCCTTGTCCAGAGCGCGcatttcttccttcctgaaGGAAAGAACCTCAGTCCTCAGGTGGAAGGGTGGGAGAGGCTGGCCTGCCAGAGTATCGACGTCTTCGCGCCGCTTCTTGGACCAGAAATGCGGAATGCTGTGGCACAAGGCGTCGAGCTTTGGCGCGCTCGGGAACGCAGCCTCATTGGGGGgcgggagacagcggcgggTTCCTTAACCGGAAAGACAGGGGAACTATACACCAAAGACGCCGACTGCcatctcgctttctcgtcgtTCCCCACCTACCCAACGAAAGGCCATGCACTGGAAATGTGTGCCGGACCAAGGTTCCTTACGCTTGACGCGTCGTGCCGCGCGGTAACGCAGCTGAATCTCTGCCAGGGACGGcacgcgttttttttctggctGGATTCACCAGCTGGAAGCAGCGCTTTCCGTATGCACTGGCTACCCGATAAACGCGAGAAGAATAGCACCCCTCCGGAGCCGCCTCCGCACACGCCGGCAGGAGGCACAAGTGCGAAATCAATAAAGAAGCAAACAGGCGACATTGGGACGTTTTCCAAAGACACGGACACAACTGAACCGTTTGACAGTACATCGTGCCATATCTTTTCTGTGGAAGAATTCTTGGAAACTTTCTACAACGTCCATATTGACGAATTCCTCGTAACGGCGCCAGAGAGTACGCTTTCGGGTCCCAACTACACGGTTTGGTTCAAAGCCGTGCTTGAGATTCATTCAAGACTCAAGTGCAGGGACCCCTCCCCAGTTGGCGGTAATGACTCAACTGCTAAAGCAAACGAACCCCTGGAAGCTGACCCTGACCTCCCAGCTATATTTGTGACTCTAAACCTTCCGCACGGAGGGCTGGCACCTTACCTTCGCATGTCAATTGGTCAAATGCGCACTCGACTCCCGGGGAAATTAGAAAATCCCGCGGGCGGGAAGTTCGGCCGTGAAGGAAACTCTTCTGATTTCTGTGTCCTTCCTGCGGAAGGTGACATGCCAGCGACGGGAGAAAGGACTGGCGCTGTCGCTCTCGAATCAGAGCTCAGAGAACTCCCTATTTGTCCGATGCTCCGCATCGATCTACATGAATTGACCACACGCAAGACTGACTGGCAGGATCAGGCAGGGAGTGATGATGGCTGCAGAGCCAGCCACGAACAAGTTACTGAACGCTCACAGTCTTACTTGCTCTTACTTGAGTCAGCGCTTCCCAGCCCCATGCCTCGCGTCACCTTTTCCGTAGGGATCGGTGCCCGGGGTTTGGAAGTCAATGGACTGGcaagaaaaggcgacagacaACGAAAGCCTGTTGCGAACTATGGCAAGCCACCGCAGTCGGCTCTCGCTTCGACACTGCGCATTAGAGTGGACAACATCGCATTCCGATCGTCTTGGACTGACCAAACACAGACGAATGGAGGGAACATCGTCCTCAGAGAGCGCATCATCCCCAAGACCTCCACTACAGTAAGTGCGTCACTGAGAGTTACaacagagaaactcgagggTATTGTCCTTTACGGAAGTATTCTCGAGATTGAGCCACAAGGATCATCCCAGCAGCAACTTCAAGAAAGGGCTCCAAACAATTTCGTGCAGACAACCACTGGCAGCGGGCTCAATCCCGTAACGCCTCGGCAGCAACACCAGCAATCGAGAGCGCACAGCAATGCTTCGCCATATCTGTCAGGTTCTCAACCTCGGGTGCCAGTCGCCAACGAGGAACTGCTAAGCCCAGGGTTCAGCCAGCAAACAAGTGGAAAGAACGGCTCCATCATGAGCGAAAACAGTCTCAGTGCAATGAGTCGATCGTCCTGTGCTCCGACACCAGGCAGGTATCCTACACCACCTCTGGAAGAAACGCTCACAGAGTCTGTCGGAAGAGACACTGTCATTTTTCCCCACATCCAGCTGAATCCTCGCTCCACATATGTTATCCAAGTCGTTGCACGAAAGTACAGACCTGTAACACAGCAGAATGCGGCAGTACCCAGTTCCCAGTGCGCTCCACGTCCTGGGGATGAATGGGATGGCACCCGTTTCACTTGTCCGTCGGACATCAACTCCTCTATGCCAAGTTGGTCAAATGAAGAGTGCTGGCCTGCTGAACAAGACGAACAAAGCGGAGTGGTTGACAAAAAATTTGCTTCACAGAGCAACAATGTGGAGTTGATTCACCTGGCGGAAACAGCGTCGGCAGAACGACTTCGAATGGCAGCACCGCTTGACGGCGGCTCCTGGCGCTTGGATGTCGTCGCTACAGGAGAAATAGAAGTTGCCCAGGATGTGTGTCGAGCTGCCTTCGACAACCAGTTACTCTCTTTCTGGAATGAAAGGGACTCGAGCCGGGCGGAGCGAGCCAGGAGATCTCGAATGGCGTTTATGGCCAGAAAAatgaaacagagagactTTGTCTTGTCCGATCTGATCGACCCGCCCGAAGCACTTCACTCACTCGCTGCGTTCCGGCAGACGGTGCTGTGGAAGCTGGAGATGACGGAGGTTCAGCTTCTTTGCCTGCTTGCTCGCGGAGCATGTCCACCCGAGCCAACTGATGACTGTTTTTCACCAGAGCCCATTCTTTCGGAAGATATATCTGCCGCAGCTTTTGCACAGTGCCAGCTGCTTCAAGATGCAACCGAGGCAACCGAAACGGAGCTCCAGGAATTCTTTTTTTGCGAGCTAGACCCGACAAGAACTGGCACAGTGAAAAGTGCCCTGTTTCTCATGTCACTTCAAAGCGGCGCGGCCATGCGGAGTGCACGGAAGGATTTTGAGGAGAGGACGGCGAGCAATCGTCAGGCGAGAACCACAAAGGGAGGAAATTGCGAGAAGAAGTCAAAGTCCGGTGGGGCCGAGCGAGATACCAAACGACCAGGAGCAGCACAAAAGTCACCCGCAAGCAAACTATCCAAAGGTGACGatcagaaaagagaaagccaACAACATTTTTACTCAGAAGCACAAAAGGAGTCCAATACTGCATACAGCTGTGTGACGCTCCGTCAACCGCTCACAACAACGCGACATCGAAATTTGAAGATATCTCAGTTCCTCAGCAAGATAGGTGGGAGACTCCGCGAAAGGGCCGTTACTGTACCCGGAGTGTTCAGGATGATTCAATTGGGGTTAACAGGGGAACAACGAACATTCGCAGCTGCATCCAAGGCCACTGATGCACGAAGTGAACTACAATACAAAGTTCAAGAGAAACTGGCGGCTCTGAGAGAGTCTATTGACCGCATATCCACGCGAAAAATGTTCCATGcacaagaggagagaggcgtgTTGACGAACTGGGACCCGGTTGCAGAGCAACGAGAGTTTCTCCGTAGTGTTCAGCGGAAACGACGAGACGTTGCCTCGAAGGTGACAGAGATATtgcaggaggagacacagaaggagatTCGAAAAGAGGAATTACAGCAACTACTGGAAGAATGCCATGAAATCCAAATGTGGTTCTTTGACAGTTGCCTGATGCAGAGGCTGCGCAACCAACATACAGCCGCCACAGCTATGCACAG GGCTCAAGAAATTATTGATAAGGATGCACATAGTTTCAAGAAAGACTCAGACACAGTCCGGAAGCTAGCACGGCGCAGGCCTGAAAAGGAGAGTCAAAATGAGGCTGTgatcgagaaaaaagacaatcCTCTCACGGACGAAGATGTGGACGAGCTTGACTCGCTCCTTCAGACGCTTCAGGCGTTGTACACCTTCACAGGGGCCGTGCGACCTCTTAACAGTCAAAAAGGTTCCGCGTTTTTGGACACCGCCAGAGAAGCACTTTCTGCTATGAGAGCCCGCTCGATTCCCTCAAAAATGTCTTCTCCCCGACAACCTGATAAAACTGCATAA
- a CDS encoding hypothetical protein (encoded by transcript TGME49_307810), with protein sequence MWSIFAPEALTSTSEPATKPAGGATRMSPDSSSGSVDSAVKPGEPASGESAPTGHVKKANGVGSRGTSVASGTSGNAQGAAASKQKPRRNQPQSREEDADAGRDEEEDDWVEAQSKRLGKSQKTAKRQGQKQKDAVDEAQRILSAIWALTLAHPSAVPTAELTALFPPSSPLLVVGDKESKELASKKNNTRASAQEARDARAPQPGCSPEVSSSPSAAHEVSHGGSANACNSRRGNGTQRKLGGSGRGGGSSGSVRIAYVQKGQDANAPESAAETAPPRDVGSRSDEFDRSKGASRGNTKPNKVPVAGRDAGVGKVSSQHGKQQNNKRGPGSKQGQYDTVIRNDKRGEARLRQQPPPQQVSANGEDEDMIGDMVRRKLREAMTVEELQAAVHEARKAGLVFEAQLGEKKLMKMTGGGFHGCGF encoded by the exons ATGTGGTCCATCTTTGCTCCGGAGGCTCTGACCTCGACGTCGGAACCGGCGACGAAACCGGCCGGTGGTGCCACGCGGATGTCGCCcgacagcagcagcggcagcgtCGATTCTGCCGTCAAGCCTGGAGAACCGGCGAGCGGCGAGTCGGCGCCCACGGGGCatgtgaagaaggcgaacggcGTGGGATCCAGAGGCACTTCTGTGGCGTCAGGAACCTCTGGAAACGCACAAGGCGCCGCTGCTTCCAAGCAGAAACCGCGGCGGAACCAGCCGCAGTCGCGAGAGGAGGACGCTGACGctggcagagacgaagaagaagatgactGGGTCGAGGCGCAGAGCAAGCGACTGGGAAAGAGTCAAAAGACTGCTAAG AGGCaaggacagaagcagaaagacgcagTCGACGAGGCTCAGCGAATCCTCTCGGCTATTTGGGCTCTGACGCTG GCGCATCCTTCCGCTGTACCTACAGCTGAACTGACTGCGCTTTTCCCTCCCAGTTCTCCACTTCTTGTGGTTGGAGACAAAGAGTCTAAGGAGTTAgcgtcgaagaagaacaacacACGAGCGTCGGCGCAGGAGGCTCGCGATGCCCGAGCGCCTCAGCCGGG GTGTAGCCCCGAGGTCTCTTCCAGCCCCTCCGCCGCACACGAAGTTTCTCATGGGGGAAGCGcgaatgcatgcaacagCCGCCGCGGCAACGGCACTCAGCGAAAGCTGGGAGGCTCTGGGAGGGGCGGAGGCAGCTCGGGATCTGTTCGAATCGCTTATGTGCAAAAAGGCCAAGACGCCAATGCGCCAGAGAGCGCTGCTGAGACTGCACCCCCTCGGGACGTTGGCAGTCGGTCCGACGAGTTTGACCGATCGAAGGGCGCTTCCAGAGGGAACACCAAGCCCAACAAGGTCCCGGTTGCTGGCCGAGATGCAGGTGTTG GCAAGGTGTCCTCTCAGCATgggaagcagcagaacaACAAGCGGGGACCTGGGTCGAAACAAGGGCAATACGACACGGTCATTCGCAACGACAAGCGAGGCGAGGCTCGTCTGCGGCAACAGCCTCCACCCCAGCAGGTTTCTGCCAATGGCGAAGATGAAGATATGATTGGAGACATGGTTCGAAGGAAGCTGCGAGAGGCAATGACTGTTGAGGAGTTGCAGGCTGCTGTTCACGAG GCTCGCAAGGCTGGCCTGGTTTTCGAGGCACAGCtgggggagaagaagttgATGAAGATGACTGGAGGCGGCTTCCATGGCTGTGGTTTCTAG
- a CDS encoding hypothetical protein (encoded by transcript TGME49_307815), translating into MKKADVHAVDVHCMHRHAKIFLRDYTQGRRPKMKTEGQPGLVQNSCTSQSEYSVEKAVRKAFWKQCKYVKAAQATTNETNKRKTRERRSNNDRRKHVAHPTQLGLHSPCGPSLGKKRVRMGHTIINKEIPVVKSSYSSTSRWTKAAAPTGAGSGAT; encoded by the exons ATGAAAAAAGCAGACGTACATGCAGTTGATGTACACTGTATGCACAGACACGCAAAG ATTTTTCTTCGAGACTACACGCAAGGCAGACGTCCGAAAATGAAGACAGAGGGACAGCCCGGCCTGGTGCAGAATTCTTGCACCTCACAGAGCGAGTATTCCGTTGAAAAGGCTGTTAGAAAAGCCTTTTGGAAGCAGTGCAAGTATGTGAAGGCTGCTCAAGCGACCACTAATGAAACcaacaagagaaagacgagggaaaGACGTTCGAACAATGACAGGCGAAAACACGTGGCCCACCCGACACAGCTAGGACTGCATTCACCTTGTGGCCCTTCGTTGGGGAAAAAAAGAGTCCGGATGGGCCACACGATTATAAACAAGGAGATTCCAGTGGTAAAAAGTAGCTACAGCTCGACTTCCCGTTGGACAAAAGCCGCCGCTCCTACTGGCGCTGGCTCTGGCGCCACCTAG
- a CDS encoding GDA1/CD39 (nucleoside phosphatase) family protein (encoded by transcript TGME49_307800~Predicted trans-membrane domain (TMHMM2.0):148-171:857-880) has protein sequence MAHGDFEAGVDDFAHAGHDRENAPSRYTRSSVRPNGSGYSSPICPDCVACSVTAVASSQTYGAFLSGGTVRSAERSRYNTSRLLDSKAATRDGRWPLLSDCAGVDPSDTREQHPYHNCYFEATESARPFAPQFVSWSFRGWVRRALWKQLFWWFLTPLLFLFLWLVWSAATSFYFSEQGLLDYGIVIDAGSHGSRVTVFSWKARRFDPRHPLTGPVTIPQPVCGGNSAPALSSFADDFPGARKAFKSMLDECQVCLARRGVPTSVWGEIPLFVKATGGMRNLSQGTRDALMASLRTALEDPSVNPFKFDPSWARVISGEEEGFYGWLAVNSACGSLSDDPEKTVGALDMGGASMQITFSPLHTSVLEDFIGVHLGNKSIRLYSHSFLGYGWSDALNRVSTMLGVEALVERLREDPDFIEKAASKPIILSRRTSLYPSLDSEQQRSGEVHAGTRGANRPEIRGKKQGQRRLSEKENGERTEITLASVHPCLPRGSVRSFQMPSLAYPERRFYADIDTDKITTFMKAAAYAKNDILKTIKSMAPYGVKMRHSLQDMQPLSNGSSDTALLDFNVNVPDSGTATGEHLDQKVALTSDDVPRDRERETGGEALASPAPGDKAGADGSKGSRSSRHSRGNDQEDENERKKERGKSKGGAEGPIDEEEQNTPNDGFGTGKQGGVEVTLDVKPKATVVVRFVGSGNFKACRERAYKLFHNSLCFINSCSFNGVYQPRLEDSKFIAFGQFSKVHAALGLVNPTSLSEFLTATTAVCGLRLKRLKGMRRRGFFRAFADISLQKLCWKAIWSFAVLRQGFGFPLESSQISFASVNSASSESSCVAPGWTLGSMISEVNFFPWQAPVEQYHGLFLLAAAFLLMCIILAMVLYHEVSFLRKRLEHAERAAVHDSVIGTPCPPTSVSCPMHLAESAPA, from the exons ATGGCACACGGGGATTTCGAGGCTGGCGTCGATGATTTTGCACATGCAGGGCATGATCGAGAGAATGCGCCTTCTCGGTACACTCGCTCTTCCGTGAGGCCAAACGGCTCTGGATATTCTTCGCCAATCTGTCCGGACTGCGTTGCGTGTTCGGTGACAGCAGTGGCTTCGAGCCAAACTTACGGCGCTTTCCTCTCGGGGGGGACTGTTAGgtcagcagagagaagtcgtTACAATACCAGTCGTCTGCTCGACTCCAAGGCTGCCACCAGAGACGGGCGGTGGCCGTTGCTTTCTGACTGCGCAGGCGTCGACCCTTCAGACACCCGCGAGCAGCACCCGTACCACAACTGTTATTTCGAAGCCACTGAGTCAGCGAGACCCTTCGCCCCGCAGTTCGTTTCCTGGAGTTTTAGGGGTTGGGTTAGGCGCGCGCTGTGGAAGCAGCTCTTCTGGTGGTTTCTGACGCCGCtgctctttctgtttttgtgGCTTGTCTGGTCCGCGGCAACGTCGTTCTATTTCTCAGAACAGGGGTTGCTAGACTATGGGATCGTGATCGACGCGGGGTCGCATGGCTCTCGCGTCACAGTTTTCTCGTGGAAAGCGCGCCGCTTCGATCCTCGACATCCCCTGACGGGACCGGTCACGATTCCCCAGCCCGTTTGTGGGGGCAACTCCGCGCCTGCGCTGAGCAGCTTCGCCGACGACTTCCCAGGCGCTAGGAAGGCGTTCAAGTCGATGCTGGATGAGTGCCAGGTGTGCTTGGCTCGACGAGGTGTGCCGACGTCTGTCTGGGGAGAAATTCCGCTTTTCGTGAAGGCTACAGGCGGGATGCGAAATCTAAGTCAAGGGACGCGAGATGCCCTCATGGCGAGTCTGCGAACGGCCCTGGAAGACCCCTCGGTGAATCCCTTCAAGTTCGACCCGTCTTGGGCCCGCGTTATCtctggcgaagaagagggattCTACGGCTGGCTAGCCGTCAACAGTGCCTGCGGAAGCCTCTCGGACGACCCCGAGAAAACTGTGGGGGCGCTGGACATGGGAGGCGCGTCTATGCAGATAACCTTTTCTCCGCTGCACACGTCGGTTCTGGAGGACTTCATTGGCGTCCATCTTGGCAACAAATCGATTCGCCTTTACTCGCACTCCTTCCTCGGCTACGGGTGGTCTGATGCCTTGAATCGCGTCAGCACCATGCTGGGTGTCGAGGCCTTAGTCGAACGCCTTCGAGAAGACCCAGATTTCATAGAGAAAGCGGCATCGAAACCTATCATCCTTTCCCGCCGGACTTCCTTGTATCCGTCGCTGGACTCTGAGCAGCAACGCAGCGGCGAGGTCCATGCCGGTACGAGGGGAGCTAACCGTCCGGAGATTcggggaaagaagcaagGCCAACGGAGACTCTCCGAAAAGGAAAAtggggagagaacagaaatcaCGCTGGCGTCTGTGCATCCCTGTCTGCCCCGGGGCAGTGTGCGGTCGTTTCAAATGCCGTCTTTGGCCTACCCAGAGCGCCGGTTTTATGCCGACATAGACACCGATAAAATCACAACTTTCATGAAAGCTGCGGCCTACGCAAAAAATGACATTCTCAAAACGATCAAGTCAATGGCGCCTTACGGTGTCAAAATGCGTCATAGCCTACAGGATATGCAGCCGCTTTCGAACGGCTCTTCCGACACAGCTCTCCTTGATTTCAATGTAAATGTGCCTGATTCTGGAACAGCTACGGGCGAACACTTAGATCAGAAGGTCGCGTTGACTTCAGACGATGTGCCACGTGACCGAGAACGTGAAACTGGCGGGGAAGCTTTAGCGTCGCCTGCTCCAGGAGACAAGGCGGGAGCGGACGGAAGCAAGGGCAGCAGGTCCAGTAGGCACAGTCGGGGGAATGAccaggaagacgaaaatgagaggaagaaagagcgagggaAATCTAAGGGAGGTGCCGAAGGGCCCattgacgaagaagaacagaacaCGCCGAACGATGGTTTTGGCACAGGAAAGCAGGGCGGCGTCGAAGTCACTTTGGATGTAAAGCCGAAGGCGACAGTCGTGGTCCGATTTGTCGGAAGTGGCAATTTCAAAGCTTGCCGAGAAAGAGCGTACAA GCTTTTTCACAACTCCCTCTGCTTCATCAACAGTTGCTCTTTCAACGGTGTGTACCAACCCCGACTTGAAGACAGCAA GTTCATCGCATTCGGACAGTTTAGCAAGGTTCACGCTGCGCTCGGATTGGTCAACCCGACGTCCCTCTCTGAGTTCCTCACAGCAACCACGGCTGTTTGCGGTCTCCGACTGAAACGTCTTAAGGGGATGAGGAGACGTGGTTTCTTTCGCGCGTTTGCCGAT ATTTCTCTTCAAAAGTTGTGCTGGAAGGCTATCTGGAGTTTTGCTGTTCTTCGGCAAGGTTTCGGCTTTCCCCTCGAGTCCTCTCAGATATCGTTCGCCTCAGTCAACAGCGCGAGCAGCGAGAGTAGCTGTGTAGCCCCTGGATGGACACTAGGTTCTATGATAAGCGAAGTGAACTTCTTCCCTTGGCAGGCTCCCGTTGA GCAATATCACGGTCTCTTCCTTTTGGCAGCAGCTTTTCTCCTCATGTGTATCATCTTGGCTATGGTTCTTTACCACGAGGTGTCATTTCTTCGCAAGCGTCTTGAACACGCTGAGAGGGCGGCAGTGCACGACTCGGTTATCGGCACACCATGCCCACCCACCTCTGTATCGTGCCCGATGCACCTCGCTGAATCTGCACCCGCCTGA